GGGAGGCCACGACTTCGCGGTCGATGAGGATAAGCTGCGCGGGGCGATCGACGACCCGGATATCTTCCACTCTGATCAGGGCGCCCCGTTATGGTGGGATTTCTGGCAGGCCTACGGCGCCGCCCTCGTCGGCTCGAAAGACCTCGACGTGCGCTCCCAGCCCTTCGCGTCTCAGTTTCGGATCTTCAGCCAGGACCCGAGGATTCTGCTCTCCCACGAGTTCAGGCGCAAACTCGACGGTGCGATCCCGCCGGTCCCTTCGGAGTTCGAACTCGTCAGGCGCTACCGAGCGGTCCGGGGCAGCGCCGAGGAGCTCAGGTGCGAAATCGAGGGGCTGTGCAGGACTGTCGTGAGCCCCGGTCTGAAGGATATGATGGACCGCTTCGCATCGGAGCTTGAGGAGATGGAGAGCGAGTCGAGGGGCGGTATCGCCGGGGACAGGCAGCGGCTCTTCGAGATCGACAGCTCGGTGGGCCGCGCGGCAGCGATCATGGACATGGACAGGAGAGCGCTGGCCGGCAGGGCGCCCGAGCTCTTCAGAAACACGATGTTCGCGATCGACTTGGCCTCGGAACGCGCAAAGGCGAGGCTCAACGAGCTTCGCTCGCGCATCGCTGCCGAGCTTGCGCTGAATCCGCTTGACGAGGAGCCCTGCGCGGCCGCGGGGGACAAAGGGCTCTTCGAAGCGGCTGCGGAGTTGTCGCTTCGCCTTTCGGAGATCCTGCGGATCGGCCTCTTTACCGGAAAGATCGGGGCGATTGCTTCCGAGAAGCCGGACTTCGGGGGGCGGATGTCGTTCGAGGAGCTTAGCGACCTGGCCTTCCATGCAATGGCGGCTATGGTTCCGAAGGAAGCCCTCCGGAGCATCGATCGGACCGGAGCCAATCCCCTGCTCGTCGATGCTGCGCTGCTCGACGCCGCCTTCAGGCACAGGATGGGGGACTCCTCTCAGGCGTACGCGGAGGAGATAGGGCCGTTCATCAGGAGGGTGCTCGTCGGCCGCCCGCAGCGGGTGCGGGACGGGACCGCTGCGCCGGATGGCGAGGCCGAGGCGGAGAGGGACGACATCGCCGCCGGCAGGATCGGGGAGTGGCTCTTCGAACAGCACGATTCGGGCGAGCCCCGCCCCATGCACCTGGAGCTCGGCGGGGGCTCGAACCCGGCTGGGCTCGCCCTCGCGGCGAGGCTCGCGGACGTCACGGTCTTGTCCATCGACCCGAACTGCCCCCCGATCGCGGAGGAGGCGATCTCGAGGATCGGCTTCGTGCCGCGGAATTTCCTGGCGCTCGCAGGCAGGGCGGAGCGGCTCGTGCCCTACAGCTTCAAACGGCCGCTGTTCGAGGGCGCGCTCATGGTCGCCCCCCCGCCTCTCGGCTGGGTGGGCATGATGCTGTCGGCCATTCTCGCCGTGAAGCCGGGCGGGAGAGTCGACATATACAAATTCAACTCCAGAAACTTCGATTTCGGTTTCCTCAGGAGGTCAGGTTTCGAGGTGAGCGTGGAGGACCTCGACGGGGCCGACCCATCGCTCCCGCCCAGCTCGTTCTTCGAAAGCGGTGTCTCGGTCAACCACATCGGCATCACGGTGCCTGAGAGGGGCGGGGGCGACGACGGATGGGGCGAGGGGGAAGGCCCCGGCCCGATCGTGAGGGGCAGGCCCGGCACGCCGCGCCCGCTGACGAGGAAGAGGCGCATCGGGCCGCCCCGCGGCCCGGCTTCGGCCTCCGATATCTCCGCGGGGGTCTTCGCCGCGCCTCTCAATGCCCCGGTCGCGGCGCCGTGCGCCGCGCAGTCTTTGTCACTCTTTACAGGTTTTCTCGTCAGGGCGATCTGACCGGCCCCTGGAATTCCTGAGCACCCTGAAAAAATCGGAGAGCGCGGCCGCGCACTCCGATTCGAGCACGCCAGCCGTGACCTCGATGGAGTGGTTGAGGCGGGGATCGTTCGACAGGTCGTAGAGCGTGCCCATCGCGCCCGCCTTCTCGTCCCTGCAGCCGTAGACGACCCGCGGGACCCGCGCCTGGAGCATGGCGCCTGCGCACATGAGGCACGGCTCGCATGTCACGTAGAGGGTGACGCCGTCGAGCCGCCAGCTCTTGAACTTCTTCGCCAGCTTTCCCACGAGCAGGATCTCGGCGTGGCCGAGGGGATTCTGCGTCTGCTCGCGGACGTTGTGCGCGCGGCCGACGATCTTCCCGCTGCGGACCGCCACCGCGCCTATCGGCACCTCGCCTCTGTCCGCAGCTTTGCGCGCCTCCGTCAGCGCCTCGCGCATCCAGCGCTCGTCCGTGTTTGCGGGTTGGGGCATGCCCGATTCATACTTCGTCATGCCGCGCCAATGCAATTGCGAAGTGCCCTGGGGCGATTTTTTTGCAAAAAGGAGTTGCAATCTTCCGGACGTTTCCCCAATATGCGCCGCCATGCTACTCCAAT
The sequence above is drawn from the Pseudomonadota bacterium genome and encodes:
- a CDS encoding nucleoside deaminase; translation: MPQPANTDERWMREALTEARKAADRGEVPIGAVAVRSGKIVGRAHNVREQTQNPLGHAEILLVGKLAKKFKSWRLDGVTLYVTCEPCLMCAGAMLQARVPRVVYGCRDEKAGAMGTLYDLSNDPRLNHSIEVTAGVLESECAAALSDFFRVLRNSRGRSDRPDEKTCKE